Proteins co-encoded in one Gracilimonas sp. genomic window:
- a CDS encoding phosphatidylglycerophosphatase A has product MNGLKLFVGSGCYSGLFPKAPGTAGSLIMLLPLYFILQFNATWLILLITFACSLTCFWVFGYFEEAFGKDPGQLVMDEWAGQSLTFFTVCLAGSTEHHVIILLTGFVLFRFFDVLKPLGIKKVQNLPGGWGIFADDLLAGLYALLCLKTLIFVWPNIFGMV; this is encoded by the coding sequence GTGAACGGCCTGAAATTATTTGTAGGAAGCGGATGCTACTCCGGTCTTTTTCCAAAAGCACCCGGAACCGCCGGAAGTTTGATAATGCTGCTCCCTCTCTATTTCATTCTTCAGTTTAACGCCACGTGGCTGATTTTACTTATTACATTTGCATGCTCCCTGACATGCTTTTGGGTATTCGGATATTTTGAGGAAGCATTCGGCAAAGACCCGGGCCAGTTGGTAATGGATGAATGGGCCGGTCAATCGCTCACGTTTTTTACCGTTTGCCTGGCCGGTAGCACCGAACACCATGTTATCATTTTATTAACGGGATTTGTGCTCTTTCGCTTTTTTGACGTATTAAAGCCATTAGGGATAAAAAAAGTGCAAAATCTGCCGGGTGGATGGGGAATTTTTGCGGATGATTTATTGGCAGGATTGTATGCGCTTCTGTGCTTAAAAACCCTTATTTTTGTCTGGCCAAATATCTTTGGGATGGTATAA
- the ric gene encoding iron-sulfur cluster repair di-iron protein — MVNSETLSQKTVGQIVAEDYRAAQVLRSYGLDFCCGGKVSLEKACTKKGLDLNKIETDLNALDLDAGENHNYNDWSLDFLVDYIVNNHHSFVRKMLPEIDFYAEKVARVHGERDPELLDILQNVRLLRSEMLGHLQKEEEELFPRIKELVQDQKKGSVKEAIVEALEDEHDKAGDLMAKIEELTQGFNPPENACASYRVLFQNLEGFQQDLHKHVHLENNILFPKALELEQRLN; from the coding sequence ATGGTTAATTCAGAAACACTATCACAGAAAACAGTAGGGCAGATTGTTGCCGAAGATTACAGAGCAGCGCAGGTATTAAGATCTTACGGTCTTGATTTTTGCTGTGGCGGAAAAGTATCGCTTGAGAAAGCCTGTACTAAAAAGGGCTTGGATTTAAATAAAATTGAAACCGATCTGAATGCACTTGATTTAGATGCCGGTGAAAATCATAATTACAATGACTGGTCGCTGGACTTTCTGGTGGATTATATTGTTAACAATCACCATAGTTTTGTGCGGAAAATGCTGCCGGAAATTGATTTTTATGCTGAAAAAGTAGCAAGGGTACATGGCGAGAGAGATCCGGAACTGCTTGATATTCTTCAGAATGTACGGTTGCTGAGGAGTGAGATGCTCGGACACCTTCAAAAAGAAGAAGAGGAGTTGTTTCCCCGGATTAAAGAGCTGGTTCAGGATCAGAAAAAAGGATCGGTAAAAGAGGCTATCGTTGAAGCCCTGGAAGATGAGCATGATAAGGCCGGTGATTTAATGGCTAAGATCGAAGAACTAACCCAAGGCTTTAACCCGCCGGAAAATGCATGCGCTTCATACCGCGTTCTGTTCCAGAACCTTGAAGGCTTCCAGCAGGATTTACACAAGCATGTACACCTGGAGAATAACATTCTCTTTCCAAAAGCTTTGGAACTTGAGCAACGATTAAATTAA
- a CDS encoding SCO family protein, with amino-acid sequence MRTLFILSAFLLSSMSAAAQHHHGDSSMLKAEKVSDHSLYHLKAEWITHRNESVTLSQFKGEPVIVVMFYGNCTQVCPILIRDTWRLYNSIDESLRSSVNVLAVSFDRENDSPEVLKKYAEYEQLNIEGWHFVTAKEADIRSLAMMLGVQYAKKSDGEFAHSNLVSVLDTEGKVAVRVEGLNQPMTSAARKVENMLKHHTMQ; translated from the coding sequence ATGAGAACATTATTCATTTTATCCGCTTTTCTATTGAGTTCAATGTCCGCAGCAGCTCAACATCATCACGGCGATTCGTCAATGCTGAAGGCAGAGAAGGTATCTGATCATTCACTGTATCACCTAAAAGCTGAGTGGATCACCCACCGAAATGAATCGGTAACGTTAAGTCAGTTTAAGGGGGAACCGGTGATTGTAGTGATGTTTTACGGGAATTGTACTCAGGTTTGCCCAATCCTGATCAGAGATACGTGGCGTTTGTACAATTCGATAGATGAATCTTTAAGAAGTTCTGTGAATGTGCTGGCCGTTTCATTCGACCGGGAAAATGATTCACCCGAAGTACTGAAAAAATATGCCGAATACGAGCAATTGAATATTGAAGGTTGGCATTTCGTAACGGCAAAAGAAGCTGATATCCGAAGTCTGGCTATGATGCTGGGCGTTCAGTATGCAAAGAAAAGCGATGGTGAATTTGCACACTCTAACCTGGTCAGTGTATTGGATACGGAAGGAAAAGTGGCGGTTCGTGTAGAAGGACTAAATCAACCCATGACATCAGCTGCCCGAAAAGTTGAGAACATGCTGAAGCACCATACCATGCAATGA
- a CDS encoding DUF302 domain-containing protein: MSYHFSKKIDLSFDDAIEKTTAVLKEEGFGVLTEIDIKETLKKKLDVDFRKYRILGACNPPNAHKALQAEGHIGLMLPCNVIVQEHDSGEVEVSAVDPIASMQAIENAELGDVAKDVQNMLKRVIDKL, translated from the coding sequence ATGTCTTATCATTTCAGCAAGAAAATCGATCTCTCTTTTGACGATGCAATTGAGAAAACCACAGCCGTTTTAAAAGAAGAAGGCTTTGGTGTGCTCACTGAAATCGACATTAAGGAAACACTCAAAAAGAAACTGGACGTAGATTTTCGGAAATACCGAATCTTAGGAGCCTGCAATCCGCCCAATGCACATAAAGCGCTACAAGCTGAAGGTCATATCGGATTAATGCTTCCATGCAATGTAATTGTTCAGGAGCATGATTCCGGTGAAGTAGAAGTATCTGCCGTTGACCCTATTGCCTCCATGCAGGCTATTGAAAACGCAGAATTAGGTGATGTTGCTAAGGATGTACAGAATATGCTGAAGCGTGTTATTGACAAGCTTTAA
- a CDS encoding formylglycine-generating enzyme family protein — MAQQERVLIPAGSFHSILPEVKGEPISVDSFYIDKTAVTNEDFLQFLQENDSWQKDEIPSIFAAQNYLNHWEEASTPGLEAIGENRPVTHVSWFAANAYCSDKGGRLPSLNEWEYSAQLMDFDSMQEMNRFSTELIGWYSSVDAKNTKAVGSTGIQNRHGVQDQFGLIMEWVEDYKPIIADELSLDCGTVGRLQQLGNTYSYAASIRYITRMSFNPKTTTGMVGFRCAYNIEDQESAKNSEL, encoded by the coding sequence ATGGCACAACAAGAGCGGGTATTGATTCCGGCGGGATCTTTTCATTCTATCCTGCCCGAAGTTAAAGGTGAGCCCATTTCAGTGGACTCTTTTTATATAGATAAAACAGCAGTTACCAACGAAGATTTTCTCCAATTTCTTCAGGAAAATGATAGCTGGCAAAAAGACGAAATACCGTCCATTTTTGCAGCTCAGAATTACCTGAACCATTGGGAGGAGGCAAGCACTCCCGGTCTTGAAGCAATTGGAGAAAATCGTCCGGTTACACACGTTTCATGGTTTGCGGCTAATGCCTATTGCTCCGATAAAGGAGGAAGATTACCTAGCCTGAATGAGTGGGAATATTCGGCCCAGCTAATGGATTTTGATTCCATGCAAGAAATGAACCGGTTCAGTACCGAATTAATTGGTTGGTATTCAAGTGTGGATGCCAAAAACACCAAAGCTGTTGGTTCAACAGGAATACAAAACCGGCATGGGGTTCAGGATCAATTTGGTTTAATTATGGAATGGGTGGAAGACTATAAGCCCATTATAGCCGATGAACTTTCGCTGGACTGTGGCACAGTTGGCAGGCTTCAGCAACTTGGAAATACATATAGTTATGCCGCTTCCATTCGGTATATCACACGGATGAGCTTTAATCCAAAAACAACAACGGGTATGGTGGGCTTCAGATGTGCTTACAATATCGAAGATCAGGAATCAGCTAAAAATTCAGAACTATGA
- a CDS encoding multicopper oxidase domain-containing protein, producing the protein MRLSKLTLSMLFGLLFTSLAFAQTAEYTLDGMTFGMPEAEVFTEDYDGPPVVGEYVTLLPNLKPLDYEGNKHHEVRIDILVQEIEVAEGVRYRAWTFGGTVPGPVLHVKEGDRITFTMKNRSDEEVTITEPSKGGSPFMQQVAENTYQKNKSAIMPMPHSMDFHAGTVAKDDKWRTIGPGESIKFDWIANYAGSYIYHCGTPSVLMHTAMGQHGVVVVSPKDGYPTDYEVDREYVVVQSEYYLEKGSGELYQYDFEGASNRQPSHVVFNGHQTIMHDQPLKANAGERVRFHFSNNGPSGTSSFHVIGGIFDRVWLEGHPFNEMRGMQTVLVGASGSATLDMIVPEEGKYILIDHEFADAELGATGTLKAGPRQEK; encoded by the coding sequence ATGAGACTCTCAAAATTAACTCTTTCCATGTTGTTTGGCTTATTATTTACAAGTTTGGCGTTTGCTCAAACAGCCGAATATACCCTGGATGGTATGACATTCGGTATGCCGGAAGCGGAAGTATTCACTGAAGATTATGACGGACCTCCCGTTGTAGGAGAATACGTTACCCTGCTGCCTAATCTTAAACCCTTAGACTACGAGGGCAATAAGCATCACGAGGTACGAATAGATATACTGGTTCAGGAAATCGAAGTGGCCGAAGGTGTTCGATACCGTGCGTGGACATTTGGCGGAACGGTTCCGGGCCCCGTACTTCATGTTAAGGAAGGAGACCGGATTACATTCACCATGAAAAACCGGTCTGATGAAGAAGTGACAATTACAGAACCTTCAAAAGGCGGTTCACCATTCATGCAACAAGTGGCTGAAAATACTTATCAAAAAAATAAGTCGGCCATTATGCCTATGCCACACTCTATGGATTTCCACGCCGGAACCGTAGCTAAAGATGACAAGTGGAGAACCATAGGGCCGGGTGAATCCATTAAATTTGACTGGATTGCAAACTACGCAGGTTCTTACATCTATCACTGCGGAACTCCAAGTGTTCTTATGCACACCGCAATGGGGCAACATGGTGTAGTTGTAGTTTCGCCTAAAGACGGTTACCCAACCGATTATGAAGTTGACCGTGAATATGTAGTGGTTCAATCCGAGTACTACCTGGAAAAAGGTTCCGGCGAATTGTATCAGTACGACTTTGAAGGCGCTTCAAATCGTCAGCCTTCCCACGTTGTATTTAACGGCCACCAAACCATTATGCACGACCAGCCACTGAAAGCCAATGCCGGCGAACGAGTACGTTTCCACTTCTCCAATAACGGACCAAGCGGAACCTCCAGCTTCCACGTAATTGGCGGCATCTTTGACCGGGTATGGCTTGAAGGTCACCCATTCAATGAAATGCGCGGAATGCAGACTGTACTTGTAGGAGCTTCCGGCTCAGCAACTTTAGACATGATTGTACCTGAAGAAGGCAAGTACATCCTGATTGACCACGAGTTTGCCGATGCAGAATTAGGCGCAACCGGTACACTGAAAGCAGGCCCAAGACAGGAAAAGTAA
- a CDS encoding competence/damage-inducible protein A, translating into MKVQIISIGNELLIGDTVNTNASWLGEFLTGLGFTVTQVHTISDELDLIKKTIKTAMQESEVVICTGGLGPTHDDLTKKAVAELFDVGYKLHQESLDYIKSLFEKRNIPFSESNYSQAEVPENAEVLFNKAGTAPGMWFEAGSYLAVLPGVPYEMKYLMKKRVAPKLREAFGDIGYLYSHYIKTAGIGESTLSDQVLGDLSDYFENGVSLAFLPSPGGVTLRLNGKGRTKEEAKDNIQKLTDVIYQKAGKYIYGEGKDFSISEAVGELLKEKGLKIAVAESCTGGLIANTFTDVAGSSDYFDGGIVSYANHVKVKQLGVSQDDLDSVGAVSKEVALQMAKGVAEKLDTEIGISTTGIAGPGGGTEEKPVGTVWMGYYQKDGAHFAIKAMFTKDRHMNKERTKMVLLEIIRRTLKGIDTMPYDLKKQLP; encoded by the coding sequence ATGAAAGTACAGATCATCTCCATCGGCAACGAACTTCTTATTGGCGATACCGTTAACACCAACGCATCCTGGCTGGGTGAATTTCTTACAGGTTTGGGCTTCACGGTGACACAGGTTCACACTATCTCAGACGAACTTGATCTCATAAAGAAGACCATTAAAACGGCCATGCAGGAATCAGAGGTGGTGATTTGCACGGGCGGACTTGGCCCCACTCACGATGATTTGACCAAAAAAGCAGTAGCTGAACTGTTTGATGTGGGATACAAGCTTCATCAAGAGTCGCTTGATTACATTAAATCGCTGTTTGAGAAACGAAATATTCCTTTCTCAGAGTCGAATTACAGTCAGGCTGAAGTACCGGAAAATGCAGAAGTATTATTCAATAAAGCCGGAACGGCTCCGGGAATGTGGTTCGAGGCCGGCAGTTACCTTGCTGTGTTGCCGGGCGTTCCTTATGAAATGAAATACCTGATGAAAAAGCGCGTAGCCCCAAAACTCAGAGAAGCTTTCGGTGATATTGGCTATTTATACTCTCACTACATTAAAACGGCCGGAATTGGAGAAAGTACACTGAGCGATCAGGTTTTGGGAGATTTGTCGGATTATTTTGAGAACGGAGTAAGCCTCGCTTTTTTACCCTCGCCCGGTGGAGTAACCCTTCGGCTGAATGGTAAGGGAAGGACTAAGGAAGAAGCAAAAGACAATATCCAAAAACTGACCGATGTTATTTACCAAAAAGCGGGTAAGTATATCTACGGAGAGGGAAAAGACTTTTCCATCAGTGAAGCCGTTGGGGAATTATTGAAGGAAAAAGGACTGAAAATAGCAGTTGCTGAAAGCTGCACAGGCGGACTTATCGCCAACACATTTACAGACGTGGCCGGAAGCAGTGATTACTTTGATGGCGGAATTGTGTCATATGCGAACCATGTGAAAGTGAAGCAACTTGGTGTTTCTCAGGATGATTTGGACTCTGTGGGAGCCGTGAGTAAAGAAGTGGCATTGCAAATGGCCAAAGGTGTAGCCGAAAAACTGGACACCGAAATCGGAATTTCCACAACGGGAATTGCCGGGCCCGGCGGCGGTACCGAAGAAAAACCGGTTGGAACGGTTTGGATGGGGTATTATCAAAAGGATGGAGCACATTTTGCGATTAAAGCGATGTTTACCAAAGACCGGCACATGAATAAAGAACGGACAAAAATGGTGCTGCTCGAAATAATCCGCCGTACCTTAAAGGGAATTGATACGATGCCCTATGATCTTAAAAAGCAACTTCCTTGA
- the trxA gene encoding thioredoxin has protein sequence MESNDTKKKSFSELIKGETPVLVDFYADWCAPCKMMPPILKQLKSEMGDRLNIIKIDTERNPDVAIRYQVRGIPNLILFRKGEVLWQQAGVVQMPQLKQIIEQKLEQS, from the coding sequence ATGGAAAGCAACGACACGAAAAAGAAATCATTCTCCGAACTCATAAAAGGTGAAACACCCGTTTTGGTTGATTTTTATGCCGATTGGTGTGCTCCCTGTAAAATGATGCCCCCTATTTTAAAACAACTGAAATCTGAAATGGGAGATCGGTTAAACATTATCAAAATTGATACTGAACGGAATCCTGACGTAGCTATTCGATATCAGGTTAGAGGCATCCCAAATCTTATTCTTTTCCGAAAAGGAGAAGTGCTTTGGCAACAAGCGGGCGTTGTACAAATGCCGCAGCTAAAGCAAATTATTGAACAAAAACTGGAGCAATCATGA
- the pyrE gene encoding orotate phosphoribosyltransferase, translating into MILNNSFARELAAHLLDINAVVLRPNDPFTWTSGWNSPIYCDNRLTLRFPEIRNKIENEFTAIIQEKYPDVDVVTGTATAGIPHAAWVAANLNKPMAYVRAKAKAHGMGNQIEGGVKKGESTVVIEDLISTGGSAISVVEALKFVGAKVDAVLSIFTYDFDKASKRFSDTEVPVYTLTDYKTLVNVAIEKGVIDGDDLDLLSSWRDHPEVWPDSPSDE; encoded by the coding sequence ATGATACTCAATAACTCATTTGCTCGTGAGCTGGCTGCTCATTTGCTTGATATTAATGCTGTAGTTCTCAGACCGAACGACCCATTTACGTGGACTTCAGGCTGGAACTCGCCTATCTACTGCGATAACAGGCTCACTTTGCGGTTTCCTGAAATACGGAATAAAATTGAAAATGAATTCACCGCTATCATCCAGGAAAAGTACCCGGATGTAGATGTGGTGACAGGCACAGCTACGGCCGGAATCCCCCATGCAGCATGGGTAGCTGCAAACCTGAACAAACCTATGGCCTATGTGCGTGCAAAAGCGAAGGCTCATGGAATGGGTAATCAGATTGAAGGTGGTGTCAAGAAAGGAGAATCTACCGTTGTTATCGAAGACCTGATTTCTACCGGCGGATCAGCCATTTCTGTGGTTGAGGCCCTGAAATTTGTGGGGGCAAAAGTTGACGCTGTGTTATCCATCTTTACCTACGATTTTGATAAAGCTTCTAAACGATTTTCAGATACAGAAGTACCGGTTTATACCCTTACCGACTATAAAACACTGGTGAACGTAGCTATTGAAAAAGGGGTAATCGACGGCGATGACCTTGACTTACTTTCCAGCTGGAGAGATCACCCGGAAGTGTGGCCTGATAGTCCTTCGGATGAATAA
- a CDS encoding plastocyanin/azurin family copper-binding protein, translated as MKTMYSIAFLLLLVGTEPVQAFQSLSADTLTVEVRGTGADARFVPALIQVSKGDVIRFKVLEGMHTVTAYHPDNRRPSRIPESISSFDSGMLSEGDVWFLEITEEGIYDYFCLPHERLGHVGRIVAGDNAEAGQYDNSLIPEEAARTFQSL; from the coding sequence ATGAAAACGATGTACTCCATAGCCTTTCTTTTGCTCTTGGTCGGTACGGAACCGGTACAGGCTTTTCAGTCGCTCTCTGCTGACACGCTCACTGTAGAAGTACGGGGAACCGGTGCCGATGCCCGATTTGTACCGGCACTTATACAGGTAAGTAAGGGTGATGTAATCAGGTTTAAAGTTCTGGAAGGGATGCATACCGTCACGGCTTATCATCCGGACAACCGCCGGCCATCAAGAATACCTGAGTCAATCTCTTCATTTGATTCGGGAATGCTGAGTGAAGGGGATGTCTGGTTTTTGGAGATTACCGAAGAAGGCATCTATGATTACTTTTGCCTACCGCACGAACGGCTGGGACATGTAGGGCGTATTGTAGCAGGAGATAATGCAGAAGCAGGCCAGTATGATAATTCTCTGATTCCCGAAGAAGCGGCCCGAACTTTCCAATCTTTATAG
- a CDS encoding Rrf2 family transcriptional regulator produces the protein MLLSKSCVYGLRASLYLASRAEQEYTSIREISEELEISFHFLTKILQQLTADSLMESYKGPNGGIRLSEKGKKATLLDVVIAIDGPGLFTQCALGLPGCGSSAPCPLHDSWLTVRESIKEMLERTDLKHLAREGRANKFRITADGSFAWQ, from the coding sequence ATGTTGTTATCAAAGTCTTGTGTGTATGGTTTGAGAGCCAGTTTATACCTTGCTTCGAGAGCTGAGCAGGAGTATACATCTATTCGAGAAATTAGCGAAGAGCTGGAGATTTCCTTCCATTTTCTTACGAAGATACTGCAACAGCTTACCGCAGATTCTTTAATGGAATCCTATAAAGGGCCAAATGGAGGAATCCGCCTATCGGAAAAAGGAAAGAAGGCAACTTTGTTAGACGTGGTTATTGCGATAGATGGACCGGGACTTTTCACACAATGCGCACTTGGCTTGCCGGGATGCGGATCATCGGCTCCATGCCCATTACACGATAGCTGGCTGACTGTTCGCGAATCGATTAAGGAAATGCTGGAACGTACCGACTTGAAGCATCTAGCCCGTGAAGGGAGAGCGAATAAGTTTCGCATCACTGCTGATGGGTCATTTGCCTGGCAGTAA
- the miaB gene encoding tRNA (N6-isopentenyl adenosine(37)-C2)-methylthiotransferase MiaB, producing the protein MKEKKFYIETYGCQMNFADSEIVNSILLEEGMRPVHEAESADVVLVNTCSIRENAETKVWNRLKELRSIKKENGDLTVGVLGCMAERIKDRIIEQEHLVDIVVGPDAYRDIPRLLQEVEDGRKAVNVLLSLEETYADIAPVRTTGNGVNAFVSIMRGCDNMCSFCVVPFTRGRERSRPMESILREIKQLSDEGYKEVTLLGQNVNSYLDGENTFTRLMDEASKVDPEMRFRFSSPHPKDFPNDLLHLIAERPNLCNYIHIPAQAGSDTMLERMRRPYTREEYLELIQNMKSIIPGVSLSTDIIAGFCDETEEEHEQTLTLMAEVEYDLAYMFAYSERERTLAHRKYEDNVPEKVKKRRLTEIINQQMDIQERRNQDEIGRRHVVLVEGTSKRSEEQMSGRTDTNKMCVFDRKDFEKGDYVEVEVTDATSATLIARPIKKTTLTEYYGAEVVA; encoded by the coding sequence GTGAAAGAAAAGAAATTCTATATCGAGACCTACGGTTGTCAGATGAACTTTGCGGATTCTGAGATCGTGAATTCCATCCTGCTTGAAGAAGGCATGAGGCCGGTTCATGAAGCAGAAAGCGCGGATGTTGTTCTTGTAAACACCTGCTCCATTCGTGAAAACGCGGAAACCAAAGTTTGGAATCGTCTCAAAGAGCTTCGATCCATAAAAAAAGAAAACGGAGACCTTACCGTTGGCGTGCTGGGCTGTATGGCTGAGCGCATCAAAGACCGGATTATTGAACAGGAACACCTTGTAGATATTGTAGTCGGCCCTGATGCATACCGTGATATCCCTCGTTTACTGCAGGAAGTTGAAGACGGACGAAAAGCCGTGAATGTGCTTCTCTCATTGGAGGAAACCTATGCCGACATTGCCCCCGTCAGAACCACCGGCAACGGTGTAAATGCGTTTGTATCCATTATGCGCGGGTGTGATAATATGTGTTCGTTCTGTGTAGTTCCTTTTACACGGGGACGTGAACGCAGCCGACCGATGGAATCTATCCTCAGAGAAATTAAACAGCTGAGCGATGAAGGATATAAAGAAGTTACGCTGCTGGGACAAAATGTTAATTCATACCTGGATGGGGAGAACACCTTCACACGTCTGATGGATGAGGCCAGTAAAGTAGATCCTGAAATGCGTTTTCGTTTTTCCTCTCCTCACCCCAAAGACTTCCCTAACGACCTTCTGCACCTGATTGCTGAACGTCCTAATCTGTGTAATTACATCCATATTCCGGCCCAGGCCGGCAGCGACACCATGCTGGAGCGTATGCGTCGCCCCTACACGAGAGAAGAGTATTTGGAGCTTATTCAAAATATGAAGTCCATAATTCCGGGCGTTTCTCTTTCTACGGATATCATTGCAGGGTTTTGCGATGAAACAGAAGAAGAACATGAGCAAACCCTTACCTTGATGGCTGAGGTGGAATATGATCTGGCCTATATGTTTGCCTATTCGGAACGGGAACGTACACTGGCTCACCGGAAATACGAAGACAACGTACCGGAGAAGGTTAAGAAGCGCCGGTTGACTGAAATCATCAACCAACAGATGGATATTCAGGAAAGAAGAAATCAGGATGAAATCGGGCGTCGTCACGTAGTTCTGGTAGAAGGAACCAGTAAGCGTTCTGAAGAGCAGATGAGCGGACGTACCGATACTAACAAAATGTGTGTTTTTGACCGCAAAGATTTTGAGAAGGGCGATTATGTAGAAGTGGAAGTAACCGATGCCACTTCAGCCACCTTGATTGCACGCCCTATCAAGAAAACGACGCTGACTGAATATTACGGAGCTGAAGTTGTAGCCTGA
- a CDS encoding CDP-alcohol phosphatidyltransferase family protein, which yields MKNIPNILSTIRMVLAPIFLFMYIQDELIWRSLSIAVFATAAVTDYFDGKIARYYQLESDFGVFIDPLADKFLTFAGFFCLPFLDVSQFPWWAVILIVIRDVFITALRLYANRKKIPLKTRFTAKAKTMVQMLFLYTVLLLGVFKQADIEFADAAAQFFNSGVLYYVMMFVTALTVYSGAEYIWGNSQLFKTQNQSS from the coding sequence ATGAAGAACATCCCCAACATACTGAGTACCATACGGATGGTGCTGGCTCCCATATTCCTGTTCATGTATATACAAGACGAACTTATCTGGCGCTCGCTCAGCATCGCAGTTTTTGCTACAGCGGCTGTTACCGATTACTTTGACGGTAAGATAGCCCGATACTATCAACTGGAAAGTGATTTCGGGGTTTTCATTGATCCCCTTGCCGATAAATTCCTGACCTTCGCCGGCTTCTTTTGTCTTCCTTTTCTGGATGTATCCCAATTTCCATGGTGGGCCGTTATCCTGATAGTGATTCGGGATGTGTTCATTACTGCGCTCAGGCTGTACGCAAATCGTAAAAAAATCCCCCTGAAAACACGGTTTACAGCAAAGGCTAAAACCATGGTCCAAATGCTGTTTCTCTATACAGTTTTGCTGCTCGGGGTATTTAAACAAGCCGATATAGAATTTGCTGATGCTGCTGCACAATTCTTTAACTCGGGTGTGCTGTACTACGTCATGATGTTTGTAACGGCACTTACCGTGTACTCCGGTGCTGAGTACATTTGGGGCAACAGCCAACTTTTCAAAACTCAAAACCAGTCCTCGTGA
- a CDS encoding DUF3565 domain-containing protein — protein sequence MKQPITGFHKDEQGDWVAELKCGHTQHVRHNPPWQLRPWVVSKEGRKSRLGSLLNCKKCEK from the coding sequence ATGAAACAACCCATCACAGGATTTCACAAAGATGAGCAAGGCGACTGGGTTGCGGAATTGAAATGCGGGCATACCCAGCATGTGCGGCACAACCCACCCTGGCAACTCCGCCCATGGGTGGTTTCCAAAGAAGGACGGAAATCAAGATTGGGGAGCCTGTTAAATTGTAAGAAGTGTGAAAAGTAA
- a CDS encoding OsmC family protein: MMADKHLYDVDLKWEHDRIGTLSSDKLDDQIEVATPPDFPGGIEGIWSPEHLFVASISSCFMTTFAAIAEYSKLDYESLDVPSTGVLAKVEGKYAIKEVYLKPRLVITDEKAKDKAYRILEKAEEACLISRSLKTEIILEPKVTIAVLN, encoded by the coding sequence ATGATGGCTGACAAGCACCTGTATGATGTGGATCTTAAATGGGAACACGACCGCATTGGAACGTTGAGTTCTGATAAACTCGATGACCAAATTGAAGTGGCCACTCCACCCGATTTCCCCGGAGGGATTGAAGGGATCTGGTCACCGGAGCATCTTTTCGTCGCCTCTATAAGCAGTTGTTTTATGACTACTTTTGCTGCGATCGCAGAATATTCTAAACTCGACTATGAATCTCTGGATGTACCATCAACCGGTGTGCTTGCAAAGGTAGAGGGCAAATATGCAATCAAAGAGGTTTATTTGAAGCCCAGGCTTGTAATTACCGATGAAAAAGCCAAAGACAAAGCTTACCGGATTCTGGAAAAAGCCGAAGAAGCGTGTCTTATTTCCAGGTCTTTAAAAACCGAAATCATACTGGAACCAAAGGTGACAATAGCCGTGTTGAATTAA
- a CDS encoding cbb3-type cytochrome c oxidase subunit I: MTLPSRLLIKSSLICLLVGVLLGALILINKALNIDPEIWGLLPVHIELMIFGWIIQFTLGVAYWILPRYLKGEARGNRLPAYLMVLLFNLGIWLMVFAELTEAGDYIHLVARGLEFSAVVLFISLHWKRIVSFNKNRH; encoded by the coding sequence ATGACACTCCCATCTCGCTTGCTGATTAAGAGTTCACTCATTTGCCTGTTAGTTGGAGTATTGCTTGGTGCGCTGATCTTAATCAATAAAGCGTTGAATATTGACCCTGAAATTTGGGGGCTTCTGCCGGTTCACATCGAGCTGATGATATTCGGCTGGATCATCCAGTTTACCCTGGGCGTGGCTTACTGGATTTTGCCCCGATATCTTAAGGGTGAAGCGAGAGGTAATCGCCTTCCTGCTTACCTCATGGTCTTACTCTTTAACCTCGGAATTTGGTTAATGGTTTTTGCTGAATTAACCGAGGCGGGTGATTATATACACCTTGTTGCACGAGGGCTTGAGTTCTCAGCCGTAGTACTATTTATAAGCCTGCATTGGAAAAGAATTGTAAGCTTTAACAAAAATAGGCATTAA